The following are encoded together in the Azospirillum lipoferum 4B genome:
- a CDS encoding peptidoglycan-binding domain-containing protein — MNRRLLPALTGAMLCGSLLLATPAFAACETDNLPDEMRLAFISGAQEALNEHGFNAGPVDGKMGSRTRTAIRSYQRAAKLPVDGCATQGLLDHLNFSQPKIYGPGKRR; from the coding sequence ATGAACAGACGTCTTCTTCCGGCGCTGACCGGCGCCATGCTGTGCGGCAGCCTGCTGCTGGCGACCCCGGCCTTCGCGGCCTGCGAAACGGACAATCTGCCGGACGAGATGCGTCTGGCCTTCATCTCCGGCGCGCAGGAGGCGCTGAACGAGCACGGCTTCAATGCCGGGCCGGTGGACGGCAAGATGGGATCGCGCACCCGCACGGCGATCCGCTCCTACCAGCGTGCCGCCAAGCTTCCGGTGGACGGCTGCGCCACCCAGGGGCTTCTCGATCACCTGAACTTCAGCCAGCCGAAGATCTACGGCCCCGGCAAGCGCCGCTGA
- a CDS encoding ROK family protein — protein sequence MRVGIDLGGTKIAAVALGTDGAELARHRRPTPRDYDATLDALAETVAALDPVGTGGVGISLPGIVDPAAGRVRAVNLPWLAGRPFAEDAARRIGRPVRIANDANCFTLSEATDGAAVGSAVVFGVILGTGVGGGIVVDGRILPGANGLAGEWGHAPLPWREEADGPPVPCGCGKAGCLETMLCGAGLSRLHRHLSGEDGAGKVADPQEIAARALAGDPVAAATLTRHADALARALAPVLNLLDPDMVVVGGGLSALPGLCEAVTRRWGSWALSAAPRTRMAVARHGGESGMRGAARLWPE from the coding sequence ATGCGAGTCGGAATCGATTTGGGCGGCACCAAGATCGCGGCCGTGGCGCTCGGCACGGACGGGGCCGAACTGGCCCGTCACCGCCGCCCCACCCCCCGCGATTACGACGCCACGCTCGACGCGCTGGCGGAGACGGTGGCGGCGCTCGACCCGGTCGGCACCGGCGGCGTCGGCATCAGCCTGCCCGGCATCGTCGATCCCGCTGCCGGCCGCGTGCGCGCGGTGAACCTGCCCTGGCTCGCCGGCCGTCCCTTCGCCGAAGACGCGGCGCGGCGGATCGGCCGCCCGGTGCGGATCGCCAACGACGCCAACTGCTTCACCCTGTCGGAGGCGACGGACGGCGCCGCGGTCGGGTCGGCGGTGGTGTTCGGGGTCATCCTGGGCACCGGCGTCGGCGGCGGCATCGTGGTGGACGGGCGCATCCTGCCGGGGGCCAACGGGCTGGCCGGCGAATGGGGGCACGCCCCCCTGCCCTGGCGCGAGGAGGCCGACGGCCCGCCGGTGCCCTGCGGCTGCGGCAAGGCCGGTTGCCTGGAGACCATGCTGTGCGGCGCCGGGCTGTCGCGCCTGCACCGGCACCTGAGCGGGGAGGACGGAGCCGGCAAAGTGGCGGACCCGCAGGAGATCGCCGCCCGCGCGCTGGCGGGAGATCCGGTCGCAGCCGCGACGCTGACGCGCCATGCCGATGCGCTGGCCCGGGCGCTGGCCCCGGTGCTGAACCTGCTGGATCCCGACATGGTGGTGGTCGGCGGCGGCCTGTCGGCCTTGCCCGGCCTGTGCGAAGCGGTGACGCGGCGCTGGGGGTCCTGGGCATTGTCGGCCGCACCGCGGACCCGCATGGCCGTCGCCCGCCATGGCGGGGAAAGCGGCATGCGCGGCGCCGCCCGCCTGTGGCCGGAATGA
- a CDS encoding MBOAT family O-acyltransferase, translated as MSFTSLNFLLFITVFSAGFMALARTRAFTPFLLVASYIFYGYWDYRFCALLALSTFIDFYCGLKIADAPDRQTRKLYLFISLGTNLGMLFFFKYYNFFADSAEIALASLGVDVGRRTLDILLPVGISFYTFQNLSYGIDLYTGEVKQPERSLMRYATFVAFFPQLVAGPIVRARDLLPQIQQRPRDIPFEERFAGLEKVIWGYFLKIGLADNAAIVVDARFHQPEFFNALQHVIGLFCFSLQIYGDFAGYSLIAIGLAQIFGYTMCQNFARPYFATGMRDFWRRWHISLSTWFRDYVYVPMGGSRTRWLRIRNVVITMLISGLWHGANWTFVLWGALHGGLMLVEDGVRRLAALSPVRLSGPVLAAGRLVMVGLVFAVVTLTWLPFRADSLHTVWTILGIIAHGDFGLQQGNLQASSLLRVAVAGLIVLTVDALIERGAGRRYAGTNVVARSMACSALILVMLLFGSFANHAFIYFQF; from the coding sequence ATGAGCTTCACCAGCCTGAACTTCCTGCTGTTCATCACCGTGTTCAGCGCCGGCTTCATGGCGCTGGCCCGCACGCGCGCCTTCACGCCCTTCCTACTGGTGGCCAGCTACATCTTCTACGGCTATTGGGATTACCGGTTCTGCGCGCTGCTGGCGCTCAGCACCTTCATCGACTTCTACTGCGGACTGAAGATCGCCGACGCGCCCGACCGGCAGACCAGGAAGCTGTACCTGTTCATCAGCCTCGGCACCAACCTGGGCATGCTGTTCTTCTTCAAATACTACAATTTCTTCGCCGACAGCGCGGAGATCGCGCTCGCATCCCTGGGCGTCGATGTCGGGCGGCGGACGCTCGATATCCTGTTGCCGGTCGGCATCTCCTTCTACACCTTCCAGAATCTCAGCTATGGCATCGACCTCTACACCGGCGAGGTGAAGCAGCCGGAACGGTCGCTGATGCGCTATGCCACCTTCGTCGCCTTCTTCCCGCAGCTGGTGGCCGGCCCGATCGTCCGGGCGCGCGACCTGCTGCCGCAAATCCAGCAGCGCCCGCGCGACATCCCGTTCGAAGAGCGCTTCGCCGGGCTGGAAAAGGTGATCTGGGGCTATTTCCTGAAGATCGGACTGGCCGACAACGCCGCGATCGTGGTCGACGCCCGGTTCCACCAGCCGGAGTTCTTCAACGCGCTCCAGCATGTGATCGGTCTGTTTTGCTTCTCCCTGCAGATCTATGGCGACTTCGCCGGCTACTCGCTGATCGCCATCGGGCTGGCGCAGATCTTCGGCTACACCATGTGCCAGAATTTCGCCCGGCCCTATTTCGCCACCGGAATGCGCGATTTCTGGCGGCGCTGGCACATCTCGCTGTCCACCTGGTTCCGCGACTACGTCTATGTGCCGATGGGCGGCAGCCGGACGCGCTGGCTGCGCATCCGCAACGTCGTCATCACCATGCTGATCTCCGGCTTGTGGCACGGCGCCAACTGGACCTTCGTCCTGTGGGGGGCGCTGCATGGCGGGCTGATGCTGGTCGAGGACGGCGTGCGCCGGCTGGCCGCACTCAGCCCGGTGCGCCTCAGCGGCCCCGTCCTCGCCGCCGGCCGTCTGGTGATGGTCGGTCTGGTGTTCGCGGTGGTGACGCTGACCTGGCTGCCCTTCCGCGCCGACAGCCTGCACACGGTCTGGACCATCCTGGGCATCATCGCCCACGGCGATTTCGGCCTGCAGCAGGGCAACCTCCAGGCCAGCTCGCTGCTGCGCGTCGCCGTCGCCGGCCTGATCGTGCTGACGGTCGATGCGCTGATCGAGCGCGGCGCCGGCCGCCGCTATGCCGGGACCAACGTGGTGGCGCGGTCGATGGCCTGCTCCGCGCTGATCCTGGTGATGCTGCTGTTCGGCAGCTTCGCCAACCATGCCTTCATCTACTTCCAGTTCTGA
- the prfB gene encoding peptide chain release factor 2 (programmed frameshift): MRAEIEAAAGEIRESLALLRRHLDWDNALRRLDELNNLAEDPKLWDDPSRAQTIMRERTQLEASVSGYRSLERDLSDSLELIEMGEAEGDATVVADAEAQLYGLRDRANKLQIESLLSGEADANDCFVEVNAGAGGTEAQDWALMLMRMYTRWAEQHGYKAEWLDETPGEEAGIKSATVQIKGHNAYGWLKTEAGVHRLVRISPFDSQARRQTSFAAVSVSPVIDDKIDIEINEKDCRIDTYRASGAGGQHINKTDSAVRITHIPTNIVVSCQQERSQHKNRAKAWDMLRARLYERELKIREDAAAALEATKTDIGWGHQIRSYVLHPYQMVKDLRTDVETSQSQAVLDGALDPFLEAALASRIKGQSDDAHAAGG; encoded by the exons ATGCGGGCCGAGATCGAAGCGGCCGCCGGCGAGATCAGAGAATCGCTGGCGCTGCTGAGGAGGCATCTT GACTGGGACAATGCACTGCGGCGTCTCGACGAACTGAACAACCTCGCCGAGGACCCCAAGCTTTGGGACGATCCCTCGCGGGCCCAGACCATCATGCGCGAGCGTACCCAGCTGGAGGCCTCGGTTTCCGGCTACCGGTCGCTGGAGCGCGACCTGTCCGACAGCCTGGAACTGATCGAGATGGGCGAGGCGGAGGGTGACGCCACCGTCGTCGCCGATGCCGAGGCGCAGCTCTACGGCCTGCGCGACCGCGCCAACAAGCTGCAGATCGAAAGCCTGCTGTCGGGCGAGGCCGATGCCAACGACTGCTTCGTCGAGGTGAATGCCGGCGCCGGCGGCACGGAGGCCCAGGACTGGGCGCTGATGCTGATGCGCATGTACACCCGCTGGGCGGAGCAGCACGGCTACAAGGCCGAATGGCTGGACGAGACGCCGGGTGAAGAGGCCGGGATCAAGTCCGCCACCGTGCAGATCAAGGGCCACAACGCCTATGGCTGGCTGAAGACGGAGGCCGGCGTGCATCGTCTGGTGCGCATCAGCCCGTTCGACAGCCAGGCGCGGCGCCAGACCAGCTTCGCCGCCGTCTCGGTGTCTCCGGTGATCGACGACAAGATCGATATCGAGATCAACGAGAAGGACTGCCGCATCGACACCTACCGCGCGTCGGGCGCCGGCGGCCAGCACATCAACAAGACCGACTCGGCGGTGCGCATCACGCACATCCCGACGAACATCGTGGTGAGCTGCCAGCAGGAACGGTCGCAGCACAAGAACCGCGCCAAGGCGTGGGACATGCTGCGCGCCCGCCTGTACGAACGCGAGCTGAAGATCCGCGAGGATGCCGCGGCCGCGCTGGAAGCGACCAAGACCGACATCGGCTGGGGCCATCAGATCCGCTCCTACGTCCTTCACCCCTACCAGATGGTGAAGGATCTGCGGACCGACGTGGAGACCTCGCAGAGCCAGGCGGTGCTGGACGGTGCGCTCGATCCCTTCCTGGAGGCGGCGCTGGCCTCCCGGATCAAGGGGCAGAGCGACGACGCGCACGCCGCAGGCGGCTGA
- the otsB gene encoding trehalose-phosphatase, which produces MTHFPPSAISEFDAFTAAIGDRTPALFLDYDGTLAAIAPRPDLAVMPEEARAVVRRLSALCPVAFVSGRDLDDLAAMVALDDLVFAGSHGFDLRGPDLRRQVGVEYVPDLDAAERSLHDRLGGIAGALVERKRFAIAIHTRQVAPPEKPVVADTVRAVAQEQARLRVTGGKELFELRPNLPWDKGRAVLALLETLGLEGDGTVPIYLGDDETDEDAFRALAGRGIGIRVMDGAAETAATWSLRDPAEAAAFLGRLADWLAEG; this is translated from the coding sequence TTGACCCATTTTCCACCCTCCGCAATCTCGGAATTCGACGCCTTCACCGCGGCCATCGGCGACCGCACCCCTGCCCTGTTCCTCGATTACGACGGCACGCTCGCTGCCATTGCGCCGAGGCCGGACCTGGCGGTGATGCCGGAGGAGGCGCGCGCGGTGGTGCGGCGGCTGTCGGCCCTATGCCCGGTCGCCTTCGTCAGCGGCCGCGACCTGGACGATCTGGCGGCGATGGTGGCGCTGGACGATCTGGTCTTCGCGGGCAGCCATGGTTTCGACCTGCGCGGTCCCGACCTGCGCCGGCAGGTCGGCGTCGAGTATGTCCCCGACCTCGACGCCGCCGAACGGAGTCTGCACGACCGCCTGGGCGGCATCGCCGGTGCGCTGGTGGAGCGCAAGCGCTTCGCCATCGCCATCCACACCCGTCAGGTCGCCCCGCCCGAAAAGCCCGTGGTGGCGGACACCGTCCGCGCAGTGGCGCAGGAACAGGCGCGGCTGCGCGTGACCGGCGGCAAGGAGCTGTTCGAGCTTCGCCCAAACCTGCCCTGGGACAAGGGCCGTGCCGTCCTTGCCCTGCTGGAGACGCTGGGGCTGGAGGGGGACGGCACCGTGCCGATCTATCTCGGCGACGACGAGACCGACGAGGACGCCTTCCGCGCGCTGGCAGGGCGCGGAATCGGCATCCGGGTGATGGACGGCGCGGCCGAGACCGCGGCGACCTGGAGCCTGCGCGATCCGGCGGAGGCCGCGGCGTTCCTGGGGCGCTTGGCGGATTGGCTGGCGGAGGGGTGA
- a CDS encoding penicillin-binding protein 1A, which translates to MRLLLSLLMAFVMLALAGAGGLVFLLDHYDHDLPDYTKLANYEPPVTTRIYAGDGRLMAEFASERRIFVPIDAMPRQVINAFMAAEDKNFYAHQGVDPLGILRAILTNIENFGRDRRPVGASTITQQVAKNMLLTNEVSFARKIKEAILAVRIERAFTKDRIMELYLNEIFLGNRSYGVAAAALNYFNKALDELSIEEVAFLAALPKAPSNYNPDRQHDAAVARRNWVIGRMSEDGYVTPEEAKAAQGRPLLTRKRDEQEVVTAEYFSEEIRRELVKLYGEQALYEGGLSVRASMNPQLQAAATKALRDGLVAYDRRHGWRGPVGKMENFDNWPKKLAAMPPPAGSEGWKLAVVLKDDQADGLDIGLADGSRGRIPLSELRWARAAKEGEAVGPAIRKPSDVAKLGDILLVEAISGPAAKDEDEKPARKGAQAAAKELPPGSYTLRQIPQVQGGLVALDPHTGRVLAMVGGFSPAMSVFNRATQALRQPGSSFKPFVYLTALNQGFTPSSLVMDAPFAYDPGGGQPVWRPENYSHEFYGPTPLRVGIEKSRNVMTVRLAQQIGMDKVKALVEKFGIVDNLQPYLPMSLGAGETTVLRLATAYAMLDNGGKRVVPTFIDRVQDRNGKTVFRHDNRACEGCTNVAWKEGMAVPAVPDTREQVNDPRTTYQIVSILEGVVQRGTAASLKSLGKPLAGKTGTTNDSHDAWFVGFSPDLVVGTYIGFDQPRSLGSRETGGSAAVPVFKDVMQVALKDKPATPFRVPPGLRLVRVNPANGQLAQPGDNRSIWEAFLPGTEPNPDQPQMVLDGSVQGAGAMMGDPNAGFDGAQPGVPTQPSAATLGTGGLY; encoded by the coding sequence ATTCGCGTCGGAACGCCGCATCTTCGTCCCGATCGACGCCATGCCGCGGCAGGTCATCAATGCCTTCATGGCGGCCGAGGACAAGAATTTCTACGCCCACCAGGGCGTCGACCCGCTCGGCATCCTGCGCGCGATCCTGACCAACATCGAGAATTTCGGCCGCGACCGCCGCCCGGTCGGTGCCAGCACGATCACGCAGCAGGTCGCCAAGAACATGCTGCTGACCAACGAGGTGTCCTTCGCCCGCAAGATCAAGGAGGCGATCCTGGCGGTCCGCATCGAGCGGGCCTTCACCAAGGACCGCATCATGGAGCTGTACCTCAACGAGATCTTCCTGGGGAACCGCTCCTACGGCGTGGCGGCGGCGGCGCTGAACTATTTCAACAAGGCGCTGGATGAGCTGAGCATCGAGGAGGTCGCCTTCCTGGCGGCCTTGCCCAAGGCCCCGTCCAACTACAACCCCGACCGCCAGCACGATGCCGCCGTCGCCCGCCGCAACTGGGTGATCGGGCGCATGTCGGAGGATGGCTACGTGACGCCCGAGGAGGCGAAGGCCGCGCAAGGACGGCCGCTGCTGACCCGCAAGCGCGACGAGCAGGAGGTGGTGACCGCCGAATATTTCTCCGAGGAGATCCGGCGCGAGCTGGTGAAGCTCTATGGCGAGCAGGCGCTGTATGAGGGCGGCCTGTCGGTGCGCGCCTCGATGAACCCGCAGCTGCAGGCGGCGGCGACCAAGGCGCTGCGCGACGGGCTGGTCGCCTATGACCGTCGCCATGGCTGGCGCGGGCCGGTCGGCAAGATGGAGAATTTCGACAACTGGCCGAAGAAGCTGGCCGCCATGCCGCCGCCCGCGGGCTCCGAGGGCTGGAAGCTGGCCGTCGTGCTGAAGGACGATCAGGCCGACGGGCTGGACATCGGTCTGGCCGACGGCAGCCGCGGCCGCATCCCGCTGTCCGAACTGCGCTGGGCCCGCGCGGCGAAGGAGGGCGAGGCCGTGGGACCGGCGATCCGCAAGCCGTCGGACGTCGCCAAGCTGGGCGATATCCTGCTGGTCGAGGCGATCAGCGGCCCTGCTGCCAAGGACGAGGACGAGAAGCCGGCCAGGAAGGGCGCCCAGGCGGCGGCGAAGGAACTTCCGCCGGGCAGCTATACCCTGCGCCAGATCCCGCAGGTGCAGGGCGGCCTCGTTGCGCTCGATCCGCACACCGGCCGCGTGCTGGCGATGGTCGGCGGCTTCTCCCCCGCCATGAGCGTGTTCAACCGCGCCACCCAGGCGCTGCGCCAGCCGGGTTCCTCCTTCAAGCCCTTCGTCTACCTGACCGCGCTGAACCAGGGCTTCACCCCGTCGTCGCTGGTGATGGATGCGCCCTTCGCCTACGATCCGGGCGGCGGGCAGCCGGTCTGGCGGCCGGAGAACTACAGCCACGAATTCTACGGCCCGACCCCGCTGCGAGTCGGCATCGAAAAGTCGCGCAACGTCATGACCGTCCGCCTCGCCCAGCAGATCGGCATGGACAAGGTCAAGGCGCTGGTCGAGAAGTTCGGCATCGTCGACAACCTGCAGCCCTATCTGCCGATGTCGCTGGGCGCCGGCGAAACCACGGTCCTGCGGCTCGCCACCGCCTACGCCATGCTCGACAATGGCGGCAAGCGGGTGGTGCCGACCTTCATCGACCGCGTGCAGGACCGCAACGGCAAGACCGTGTTCCGCCACGACAACCGCGCCTGCGAAGGCTGCACCAACGTCGCGTGGAAGGAAGGCATGGCCGTCCCCGCGGTGCCCGACACCCGCGAGCAGGTGAACGACCCGCGCACCACCTACCAGATCGTCTCGATCCTGGAAGGCGTGGTCCAGCGCGGCACGGCCGCGTCGCTGAAATCGCTGGGCAAGCCGCTGGCCGGCAAGACCGGCACCACCAACGACAGCCACGACGCCTGGTTCGTCGGCTTCTCGCCCGATCTGGTGGTCGGCACCTATATCGGCTTCGACCAGCCGCGCTCGTTGGGCAGCCGCGAAACCGGCGGCTCCGCGGCGGTGCCGGTGTTCAAGGACGTCATGCAGGTGGCGCTGAAGGACAAGCCGGCCACGCCCTTTCGCGTGCCGCCCGGCCTGCGCCTCGTCCGCGTGAATCCGGCCAACGGCCAGCTGGCCCAGCCCGGCGACAACCGCTCCATCTGGGAGGCTTTCCTGCCCGGCACCGAACCCAACCCGGACCAGCCGCAGATGGTGCTGGACGGCTCGGTCCAGGGGGCCGGCGCGATGATGGGCGACCCGAACGCGGGCTTCGATGGCGCCCAGCCGGGCGTCCCGACGCAGCCGTCTGCGGCGACGCTCGGTACCGGCGGGCTTTACTGA